In the genome of Hirundo rustica isolate bHirRus1 chromosome 16, bHirRus1.pri.v3, whole genome shotgun sequence, the window GGAagctgcctgtgcagggcagagccctgtCCCCATCACTTGCTGTTCCCACAGAGGACACGGTTTTTATGCGTGACGAGAATGAGCGACAAGAGTACGTCCTGTCCCAGAACGGGCTTATCTACCAGGGCACCTGTGATTACATCTTCTCCATCCCCTGGAACTTTGGCCAGGTGAGTGGGCAAGGCCCCCTGGGACCCCTGGCTGACCCAGGCCATGCAGctctggtgctgcaggacacagggactGGTGCCATTTGTGTGCCCCTCACAGACACGCACCCCAAATGCTGTCAGCACCTTGGAGTCCAGCCACACGTCAAAGAAAATGGAATCTCATTTCCAAGGAGGAATGCGCTGACCTCAAAGCATGGCAAGGCAAAGGGAGTGTTTCCCCGTGGCTCCTGGGGGCCCCATGGCCGTGTTGTCCCTAATCTGGatggccctgctgtgccaggaggtgGTGCCTGATaatgaattcctgggcactgtGCCAGGGGTGCCGATAAGGCAGCGCTCACACCCCGAGCTGCTCCCTCGGGGCACGGGGGTTGCTCAGCCACCCTCCCAGATCAAAGGGCTGGGGGCCCGCAGCTGTGGGGGTGCCCATGACCTCCACAGGATCCGCACCTCAATTCAAGGAAGGGCTGTGACTCAGCCGTTAAAGGAAATATATCTTCCCGGAGGTCAGGTCCATGCCCTGACCCCTGCACGGTTGCAGGAAACCAGATCCAGCCCCAATAAGCAGGCAGGAGGTGACCCACAGGCTTCACAAGCTgagtggggacactggggacgTCACCCAGCAGatgctggcaggggaggggaccCTGAGGAGCTGTGACCCCTGTACCCAGCAGTTCTGCTGGCAGGGGCATCACAGTGAGCCAGAGAGGGAGGACAGAGATAGCAGAGCCCTTGTGGGAGCCTCCCACAaccttttctccctgctctccaccaGTTCGAGGATGACGTCTTGGCCATCTGCCTCAACATGCTGGACATAAACCCCAAACACCTGCGGGATCAGAACCGGGACTGCTCCCGCCGCAATGACCCCGTGTACATCGGCAGGGTGGTGAGCGCCATGGTGAGTCCGGGGTCCCCAGCACCCCACATTCCCGGGGTGCAAACACCCCCCAGCTACAGCTGTGGCagacagcagctgccagccccccCAGTTACACCGTTTTCCTTCTCTGGGGTGTTTCCTCTCTCTCGTACATCCTTTCCCTGTTACTGCTCCTATATGTATAAGGGCATTTTTTAGAGGAAATAAATAGCAGGGATAGGCACAGCCcatcccaggagcagcttttGGATAACCACTCCCAAATTCCCAGGCAGGAGGATGTGTTTCTAAAATTCATCCCCAATTAGCACCATGTCCACCCGCATCCCAGTGAGCTCCTGCATGGATACAGGATATTGACATGGGTGACAGCACATATGATGGGGGCAAAggctcttcccctccctccccagcctgctcctgcccctccatccttccccttttctcctgccacAGGTAAACTGCAATGACGAGGACCGAGGGGTGCTGTTTGGGCGGTGGGACAACTGCTACGATGATGGGATGAGCCCCATGGCCTGGATTGGGAGTGTGGATATTCTCAAGAGGTGGAAGAAGTTCGGGTGCCAGCCAGTCAAGTACGGCCAGTGCTGGGTCTTTGCTGCTGTGGCGTGCACTGGTGAGAGCAGATTCCTCTGGTCTCCACTTCTCCACAGGACAGGGTTATCCATCTCCCCCCATCTCCCAGCCCGGTGCATCCACTCCAGGTGCTGCAATCAGCCTGCAATGACCCCTTTGCAATTAGCTCTCTATTCCTCTAGCTTGTCAggaaatagaaggaaaacatCACAGAAAAGGGCTCTGGTTTTTCAATCAGCGCCGCCTCCCCGGCCAGGCAGCAAGGGAGGGACTGAGGCAGGCCGGGGTGAGGGAAATGGCTTTAAGGCCAAGTTTGCAATAAAGTCACGAATCCACTAAGATCAAAATAATGTCATGGCCACCAGGGCAatcagcctggggaaaaaagaagagaacaaTTCCAgacttgctgctgctgggaaacaCTCACATATGCTCGTGCAGCTTCGCCCCAAGAAAAACACTGCCTGTGAGAGCATTGATGTGTCACAGACAGACGAGACCCTTTTTAGAGGAGAGGAATAGCAGAAAACTAAAGTGGATTTTCAGCGACTCGCAGAGGTTTATAGCCTTCCTTTGAAGCACTGTAActgcctccctgctccctggggagctCCCTGCACAGTGAAAGACAGCTGGGAGATGAAATCCGGGGTTCAGCACGGCTGCCCACGCTTTACCTGCAAAGCTCTCGCAGACgctttttgtgccttttttttgcTGCAATATCAAACCTGGCTGTCAGGCTGTCGGAGCCAGGTGCCACCCAGCTTGCCTGTGCGCTGTGGATGCGGGAATTGGCTTCTCCTGGGAATCCCCAAAGTCCCCAGGCATCCCTTTTgcaggggaagggcaggagtTGTTCAGACCTGGGGCTCCACGGGACACGAGCTGTGCAAAGCTGGGGCTCTGTGGGATGGGAGTGGTGCAGAGCTGGGCCCTGTctcagcctgccctgctccccgcAGTCATGCGGTGCCTGGGAATCCCCAGCCGGGTGGTGACCAACTACAACTCAGCCCACGACACAAACGCCAACCTGACCATTGACCGCTACGTCAACGAGaggggggagcaggagagaTACTCCTGGGACAAGATCTGGTGAGCAGCGCAGCAGGAcctcagcctgcccagccctgggctgcttCTGCCCCCTTCCCCAGAGCCTGGCACGTGCTGGGGGAGGCTGAGACCTCTGCATGCTGGTTTCCCTTGCAGGAACTTCCACTGCTGGGTGGAGTCGTGGATGGCTCGCCCAGACCTGGCAGCCGGCTATGATGGGTGGCAGGTGCTGGACCCGACGCCTCAGGAGAAGAGTGAAGGTACAACGTGCTCCGCACAAAATCTCCGTCCACCTCACGCCCCGGCACGGCCGGGTGGCCCCACCGCAGCCAGCCGCTGTGGCTGAACCCTGCAGTGGTGACAGTGGCTCTGCTCCGTGCAGGAGTTTACTGCTGCGGGCCAGCCCCCGTCAAAGCCATCAAAGAGGGCGACATGCTGCTCAAGTACGACATCCCCTTCATCTTCGCGGAGGTGAACGCCGACGTGGTGTACTGGGTGGTGCAGGGCGACGGGATGCAGAAGCAGAGCATCCGATCCTCAGATGTGGGGAAGTTCATCAGCACCAAGAGCGTAGGCAGGGACAGCCGGGAGGACATCACCCACAACTACAAATACCCGGAGGGTACGGGGGCTTTCAGGGGCAGAGGAGGCCAGGGAGGGATGTTGCTCCTGGGAAACGACTGCAGCAGGAGGGCTCCAGggctcagggcagagcagcccagagcaggcCCTCCCATACTCCAGGGAATCACAGGAGTTTTGTGCACCGCAGGGTCTGAGGAGGAGCGGGCAGTGTTTGAGAAGGCAGAGCATCAGAAGAAGTCCATCGGGGAGGACGATGAGGGGCTGCACCTCAGGATCAAGGTGTCGGAGGGTGCAAACAAGGGCAGCGACTTTGACGTCTTTGCCGTCGTCAACAACAACACAGACGAGGAGCGTGTCTGCAGGGTGACGCTGTGCGCCCGCGCCACCAGCCACAACGGCACCCTCGGGCCCCAGTGCGGCCTCACGGACCCCGCCGATATCGACGTGGAGCCCAGGGCAGGTAAGAGACCCTCTGATGGAGAAGGAGATGCTTCACCAGGGCTGGGGCCGCGTCAGCCTGTGTTCAGCTGCTCGGTAGGCAATGCCACTTGGGGGCATCTTCCTTAGTTAACTGCCGCTGTGGAATTTTAATCTTTGTGAGAGGATGAGGAAAttgcccaggcagagcaggaaatgCATTTGGAGCTGGACAAGCCTCTGCTGCTGTAGCTGTTATGCCAAGGGAGCGGGCTGGGCACACCCAGGCTGCCATCCTTTGGCATCCCAGGCATTCTGTTGCCCTTGCCTGCACCcctcctgctttccctcagTCTTTGGGGGAGGCTGGGCTCTCTGGCGGGATCCTCCCACACcatggagagcagagctggcccagctcagccctgagtGCGTGGTCTCAGCTGGAGGAGGTGAGAAGCTCTGGGTTTCCTGGCCAGCAGCGCTGAAGCTCTTGGTGTCTCCTTGGGTGGGCGTTCGGCTGCAGAGCTGTCCTGGCACGGCCCCCGAACCTCCCTTGCCCTTGTCACACGCGAATATCACCATCTGGTCATTAAGCACGAGCTTGGGTTTACGTGAGCTTGCAGAGACCCTTCAGGGCTTGGAAAGGCCACACATCTGCTGTCCTGGAACAGCCAAATGTTTACCCTGTGCCGAGCCCTGCTCCTCACCAGCCCTCTTGCAAACGCAGCGCTCGGCGCTCTGCCAGGTGTTGAGCTGCTCTACAGGAATGAGGAATGTGCTGGCTCTTGCCACCATGCAGGGGAGAGGGATGTGCCTCTGCTCATGCTGGCAGAAGCACCAGCAGGTACTTGGAGCCTtttgcagggctggatgggggAGTGGGACACGTACTCATCCTGCTAGAGGAGCCCTGTGGCCTTTGGGGTACTTAACATTCCTGTGCAAATGTTAATCCAACataattttttctgaaacattaaTTACGAGCTCCTGAAACttctgccctcagctcctgcccaggacTTCCCAGACTCCGTTCTTTAGGGCACCCCAGCACTACGTGCCAGTGTGGGAAGCCAGGCTTGGTACTCTCCCCACAGTCTCAGCTGATGCTACAGCAGTTCAAGTCTTGCCTCATGAATGTCAGCCTCCATTTCTCATGGTCACAGCGGCTCTGGGCTCCTTGTTCCGGGCAGTTCTGCAGCTGGTTGCTTTCAGCCTCCTTCACTGTCCTTCCCCCTGGACAGCCCCATCCCCGAAGGACTTTCAGATAAACAACGCTGAGGGCTGAGTGAGGGCAGCTGCCAGGGACCAGGCTGCCTCCCAGTGCCCACACTGGCTGCCAAGAGCTGGCACTCTGCACCCCTGGCGCAGGCGTGACCCTGGAGTCTTTCCCTAGGATATGGCTCCTTCCCATCCCCACACCCTGAACATCCCTTCTGGCACTCAGTACTGGAACCCCAGCCCGGCAGGAGCCCCAGTTCCCCAGTCCTTGCAAGGCTCCTGGGGAAGCTCCTGGGGATCCCAGAccatgccagcagcagctgggtgtgAGAGCAGGACTGTGGGCCCTGGGCTGGAGATGCTGTGGGTGCTGACCCTTCTCTGCTCCCCCTTCCAGAGAAGAGGGTGCCCTTGCGCATCCTGTACGAAGAGTACAAGGACAAACTGACCCAGGACAACCTCATCAAGGTGGTGGCTCTCCTGAAGGATCACCAGACTGGCGACGTCATCGTGGCTGTCAGGGACATTTATGTTGAGAATCCACCGATCAAAATCAGGGTAAGGGTCCAGCGTCCCCTCCCAGGCAGGTCTGAGGGGAATGAGTTGCTGTGTTCATCTGGGGGGTTGCCCCAGGGGCTTGGGCAGCAGGTCCTGCTTCACTGGGCACAGCTGCATCCCCTGGGACCTGCATCCCTAAGGTCCTGCctcagccccagggcagggggagcacCATGGCCCCCAGGATCGGTGGTGCTCGGGGTCTGACCTCTCCTGCTTGCAGATTTTAGGAGAGCCAATGCAGAATCGGAAGCTGGTGGCGGAGATCAGCCTGGTGAACCCCCTCACAGTGCCCCTCAACGGCTGCGTGTTTGTGGTGGAGGGCACCGGCCTCACCGAGGGGCAGCTGGTCAAGGAGCTGTAAGAGTTTTTCCCCCTTTCACCTGGCTGGGACGTTGGGAGTGGTGTGGGGGTGGATTTCTGTGTCTGGAGCCCCCAGGGAGGGCGGTCAGggggcacagcaggagccagggctATGCTGGTCCCTGTGGACTCAGAGTATCCCTACCCTACACCTTGCTGTGGAAGGGGTTTGGCCACCATGGAGAGGTCTTTGCTTGCCAAAGTCCCAGCACCACGAGCCCTGGGAGGGTGACGGGCCACAATGACTCCGTGCCTTTCCACAGTGAGGAGCCGGTGGAGCCACAGGCAGAGGCCAAATTCCGGATGGATCTGATGCCGCGGCTGTCAGGGCTACAGAAGCTGATGGTGGACTTTGAGAGTGACCAGCTGACAGGGGTCAAGGGCTTCCGCAACGTCATCATCGCGCCCCAGCCCATGTGAGCAGCTACCCAAGCCCCCAGCCGCAGAAGCCCTGCCTCGCTGGCCCCCCGCCTGCTTTAGCCCAAGATGGTCCCAGAAGGGCCgtgccagagcccagcctgaCCCCGACACGGCGGCAGCGATGCCGCGCTCCTCCCCGGGAGCACAGACAGGATAAAGGggctgctgagggctgggggctgctgtggcagcatCGCTGCTGTTCTCTCACCCTGCGTGGTGGAAAGATCCCAgtcctgcctgtccctcagCACTGGGCACAGCGGGATTCCCGTGCCAGCCCCCTCCCCTGTGCGGTGCTGGCAGCCCCGGCCCGCAGAGACCATttccagagaggcagcagcagaacgacccctccagcccctgccgTCACCATCCTCTGACTGCAGCTCCATAGAGAGAGGTTTTATACTGTGAGCACAAAGCTGTTTATGCACCATATACCTATAAAACATATCTATAAATACACACTGCAAATAACCTGCTTGGTTACAGCCGGGCAGTGGCTTTGATAACCGTCCTGGCACTGCAGACactgcagggagggatgggacgTTACCTTGATATGAATCAACTATGCAAACACTGAATAAAAACTCTATTTTTCACCTTAAAAGTCAGACCCGGCTCTTCTCgcccttcctctccccacagcaggaCCCCGAAACCCCTTGCCCAGCATCCATGAGGGTGGGGGGGTGAgttctcccagcccagcactcaGGTGGGGGTCATTGCCACGGCTGGCACTGCAGCCACACTGGCCTCATACTGGCCACCCCCTGTGCCCCAAATCAGCCAGGTCTGGTGTTCTCAGGGCGCTCTACACTCAGCCCCCAAGACACCTTCCCAGGTCCTTTCTCCCCTGTCAGGAATGGCTCCATACTGTGCTCAGAGAACTGAAGAACACTACAAGTAACCAAACCAGCAGGTCTTGCACCCCCcgggctctgggcagggctgcacaccCAGGGATGcgggaggagagcagggatttGTCTCACACCTGGAACCAGGGTCAAGGCTCTGCTGAGGATAAACTTTCCATGCCAGAACGGCCCTCCCACATGCTCCCCACAGAGTGGGAGCCTCCCTGCCCCTataaacaaacaccacaaaaaccatgagagagctgggggtgtctgACTGAGGGTCTCACAgccaccacagccccagcagaggcccGGGACAGTCTGTGGGACAGAAGAATCTCACTCACACTGGCTGGTCCCAGTCACCCTGACATTGTGGTGTCTCCCATCCCGGCCGTGACACAGGCTGGATAGGCAGCTGGGAGCATTTCCCATCAAGGACAGCCCGTTCTCCATCTTCCCTTTCTGTTTATCTTTAGGATGAGATAAAATCTGCATGTGCAGTGCTccagacacagctgctgcttccccaagCCAGGTTGGGGTTCATGACCAGAagtccccaaaccctgctctgcttcccccttgggaggacaaggacccatctctgctccagcctcagctcctgctcccagcagggcacgtgagtgggcacagcagagcccaggccTCATGTGCAGCAGCAGATTCTTTGGCCAGTAAAGCCTTTCAAGAGCCCTCCCCAGGAGAACCACACAATCCCCTTACCCTTTGGAACTTTAACCACCACACCTCCCTGTCCTGTTTTGCTCAAACACAACCCAAAAAggcagctggaggctgggacCCCCGTGGGGTAAAGCGGGGACAGAGGtggggcctggcacagggagggatAAGGAGTTGCTGAAGCTGCTCTCCCAAGGGACAGAGCGCCCACCCCGTGGCACGGCGACAgagcaggagctccaggagggagCGTTCAGGACAAGGGGTGGGGGCCGTGCCAGCCCCCAACtctggcagcaccagcccccCAGACACCAGTGCCAGGAGCACACGGAGAGCCCCAAAGAATCCCGAAGGAGTTAATGGCACGAACCAGCGCTGCCTTCCCTGTCAGGAACATTCCTCAGCCCAGCAATGATGCACGGCCCCTCTTTAGAGCATTTGTTACCGGGCTCTGCTGAGCCAGGCCTCCAGCTGCTCAGCGCCTGGGTTAAAAAtaaccagcagctctgctgcttcgGAGCTGGGTCCtgataaaataaacattagAACAGCTATTCCTGAAGGTCACTCCCATCCATCTGAGCCTCGGCAGAGCAAGGCTGCTGCGATGAGAAGGGAATTCCAAACGTTGCAGTTATGGTTTAGAGGCAGGGGTTGGCTCTCAGGGCTGGTTTTTCCTCCATTATCCACA includes:
- the TGM2 gene encoding protein-glutamine gamma-glutamyltransferase 2; its protein translation is MAEELVLETWDLHCDRNGREHRTAAMGCKQLVVRRGQPFTITLRFSGRGYEEGVDKLSFNVETGPCPSETSGTSSHIVMTDCPEESCWSAVVQQQDGESLSVSLCSPPNARIGRYSMTLETCTDYQGSSYQIGDFVLLFNPWHPEDTVFMRDENERQEYVLSQNGLIYQGTCDYIFSIPWNFGQFEDDVLAICLNMLDINPKHLRDQNRDCSRRNDPVYIGRVVSAMVNCNDEDRGVLFGRWDNCYDDGMSPMAWIGSVDILKRWKKFGCQPVKYGQCWVFAAVACTVMRCLGIPSRVVTNYNSAHDTNANLTIDRYVNERGEQERYSWDKIWNFHCWVESWMARPDLAAGYDGWQVLDPTPQEKSEGVYCCGPAPVKAIKEGDMLLKYDIPFIFAEVNADVVYWVVQGDGMQKQSIRSSDVGKFISTKSVGRDSREDITHNYKYPEGSEEERAVFEKAEHQKKSIGEDDEGLHLRIKVSEGANKGSDFDVFAVVNNNTDEERVCRVTLCARATSHNGTLGPQCGLTDPADIDVEPRAEKRVPLRILYEEYKDKLTQDNLIKVVALLKDHQTGDVIVAVRDIYVENPPIKIRILGEPMQNRKLVAEISLVNPLTVPLNGCVFVVEGTGLTEGQLVKELEEPVEPQAEAKFRMDLMPRLSGLQKLMVDFESDQLTGVKGFRNVIIAPQPM